Proteins from a single region of Polynucleobacter sp. KF022:
- a CDS encoding helix-turn-helix transcriptional regulator: MIKKKDRYAPVPHSRQDDEKLFANPQFKKAWDALEEEYAALSELFQARKEAGLTQEQVAQIMGTTKSAISRLESSIRSDSHSPSFSTLRKYAHACGKKLLIKMV; the protein is encoded by the coding sequence ATGATTAAGAAAAAAGATCGATATGCACCTGTACCCCACTCTCGCCAAGACGATGAAAAGTTATTTGCTAACCCGCAGTTTAAAAAGGCTTGGGATGCTCTAGAAGAAGAATATGCAGCTCTTTCTGAATTATTTCAGGCCCGCAAAGAAGCAGGGCTTACTCAAGAACAGGTTGCGCAAATTATGGGAACAACAAAAAGCGCTATCTCACGCCTCGAATCATCCATTCGGAGCGATAGCCATTCACCATCGTTTTCAACCTTACGAAAGTACGCTCATGCCTGCGGAAAGAAGCTTCTGATCAAAATGGTCTAG
- a CDS encoding type II toxin-antitoxin system RelE/ParE family toxin: MSIWTIYYFNERTKSEIFSWPVGVLADYRRLLDLMEQYGADLRLPHSRAMGDGLFEIRCRGSEGIGRVFYGMMIGKRIIVLHSFIKKTQETPDKEIKKARKRLKEVKERG; the protein is encoded by the coding sequence TTGAGCATTTGGACTATCTACTACTTTAATGAGCGCACTAAATCTGAGATTTTTTCTTGGCCTGTAGGAGTTTTGGCGGATTACAGGCGCCTGCTAGATTTGATGGAGCAATACGGTGCTGATCTAAGACTCCCCCACTCTAGGGCAATGGGTGATGGCTTATTTGAAATACGTTGTAGGGGTAGCGAAGGTATTGGGCGAGTTTTCTACGGGATGATGATTGGTAAACGCATCATTGTTTTGCATAGCTTTATTAAGAAAACGCAAGAGACCCCAGATAAGGAAATAAAGAAGGCGCGCAAGCGACTAAAAGAGGTGAAAGAAAGAGGTTAA